A stretch of Equus caballus isolate H_3958 breed thoroughbred chromosome 11, TB-T2T, whole genome shotgun sequence DNA encodes these proteins:
- the PLD6 gene encoding mitochondrial cardiolipin hydrolase, with the protein MGRLRWQVAAAAAVGLAVALEALPSVLRWLQAGRRRRRREVLFFPSQVTCTEALLQAPGGAGPPGAPAGCPCSLPHGESSLSRLLCALLAARTSLELCLFAFSSPQLGRAVQLLHQRGVRVRVVTDCDYMALNGSQIGLLRKAGIQVRHDQDLGYMHHKFAIVDRKVLITGSLNWTTQAIQNNRENVLILEDEEYVRLFLEEFERIWEEFNPTKYTFFPQKKRSH; encoded by the exons ATGGGGCGGTTACGGTGGCAGGTGGCGGCCGCGGCGGCCGTGGGCCTCGCGGTGGCCCTGGAGGCGCTGCCCTCGGTGCTGCGCTGGCTGCaggccgggcggcggcggcgccggcgcGAGGTGCTCTTCTTCCCGTCGCAGGTGACCTGCACCGAGGCCTTGCTGCAGGCGCCGGGCGGCGCCGGACCGCCGGGGGCCCCCGCGGGCTGCCCGTGCAGCCTGCCCCACGGCGAGAGCTCGCTGAGCCGCCTGCTGTGCGCCCTGCTGGCCGCCCGCACCAGCCTGGAGCTTTGCCTGTTCGCCTTCTCCAGCCCGCAGCTGGGCCGCGCCGTGCAGCTGCTGCACCAGCGCGGGGTTCGGGTCCGGGTCGTCACCGACTGCGACTACATGGCCCTCAACGGCTCGCAGATCGGTCTGCTCCGCAAGGCAG GTATTCAGGTTCGGCACGACCAGGACCTCGGCTACATGCATCACAAGTTCGCAATAGTGGACAGGAAGGTGCTGATCACCGGCTCCCTCAACTGGACCACGCAAGCCATTCAGAACAACAGAGAAAACGTTTTGATTTTGGAGGATGAAGAGTATGTGAGgctttttctggaagaatttgagcGCATTTGGGAAGAGTTTAACCCTACAAAGTATACCTTCTTCCCACAAAAGAAGAGAAGCCACTGA